In Deinococcus ruber, one DNA window encodes the following:
- a CDS encoding S1C family serine protease, protein MKLNRNWPLLALPVAAAIAVIPYLPSPERHQVALGQNDQTSQTQSSPAPSSAAPSNPSAATTAPSSTPQNSQPAPDLSGSQPNAAQPNDAQSSPYTSQQNSQDDPNWNPWQRGGPGDSADNGGDSFPFSAQSDPSAGNQGQLGSGTARSGTQANSALRQVYDRAVASAVRVNVGDSGIGSGFFMSADGLILTAAHVALGEPGAKLSVTTQDNQNLAATLVGYDEVRDLAVLKVQGSNLPALKLAASTPGVGAGVVAIGNSRGSFDGGRAGSVTALNVSLDATFPSNMVQSSMPLAPGDSGGPVLNAQGEVVGVSTAISNRGGNFASYFVPVTSSSALVRELVSGVRRGVPVLGISVADAQQSTGQSGVLVTAVSPGLGAATAGLKGGTVREFRDASGNVQQDISGADIIVGVDGRAVSTPSALVTYLRGKQVGDTVALRILRGDQTLTVNVKLSAKPTNQG, encoded by the coding sequence ATGAAACTGAACCGCAACTGGCCGCTGCTGGCATTGCCCGTGGCCGCCGCCATCGCTGTTATTCCGTATCTGCCCTCGCCCGAGCGCCATCAGGTGGCCCTAGGCCAGAACGACCAGACTTCCCAGACGCAGAGCAGCCCGGCCCCGTCCAGCGCTGCGCCGTCCAATCCGTCTGCTGCCACCACCGCGCCGTCCAGCACGCCGCAGAACAGTCAGCCAGCTCCCGACCTGTCGGGCAGCCAGCCCAATGCCGCGCAGCCCAACGACGCCCAGAGCAGCCCGTACACCTCACAGCAGAATTCTCAGGACGATCCGAACTGGAACCCGTGGCAGCGTGGTGGGCCAGGCGACTCTGCCGACAACGGCGGCGACTCGTTCCCCTTCAGCGCTCAGAGTGATCCATCGGCAGGGAATCAGGGGCAGCTGGGCAGCGGCACAGCCCGGAGCGGGACGCAGGCAAACAGTGCGCTGCGGCAGGTGTACGACAGGGCTGTCGCCAGTGCGGTGCGGGTCAATGTCGGTGACAGCGGCATCGGCAGCGGCTTTTTCATGAGTGCCGATGGCCTGATTCTGACGGCTGCACACGTGGCGCTGGGTGAACCGGGAGCCAAGCTGAGCGTGACCACCCAGGACAATCAGAATCTGGCGGCGACGCTGGTCGGCTATGACGAGGTGCGCGATCTGGCGGTGCTCAAGGTGCAGGGAAGCAACCTTCCGGCCCTGAAGCTCGCGGCCAGTACTCCGGGAGTGGGCGCGGGCGTGGTCGCCATCGGCAATTCGCGGGGCAGCTTCGACGGCGGGCGGGCGGGTTCGGTCACGGCGCTCAACGTCTCGCTGGACGCGACCTTTCCCAGCAACATGGTGCAGTCGAGTATGCCGCTGGCTCCCGGCGACAGCGGCGGCCCGGTGCTGAACGCGCAGGGTGAGGTGGTGGGCGTGAGCACCGCCATCAGCAACCGGGGCGGCAATTTCGCCAGCTATTTCGTGCCGGTCACGTCGAGCAGCGCTCTGGTGCGCGAACTGGTATCGGGCGTGCGGCGCGGCGTGCCGGTACTGGGCATCAGCGTGGCCGACGCGCAGCAGAGTACCGGTCAGAGCGGCGTGCTGGTCACGGCGGTGTCGCCCGGTCTGGGGGCAGCCACGGCGGGCCTGAAGGGCGGCACAGTGCGCGAATTCCGCGACGCATCGGGCAACGTGCAGCAGGACATTTCCGGGGCCGATATCATCGTGGGAGTGGACGGCAGGGCAGTCAGCACGCCGTCGGCCCTCGTGACGTACCTGCGCGGCAAGCAGGTGGGCGACACGGTGGCGCTGCGAATTCTGCGCGGCGATCAGACGCTGACCGTGAACGTGAAGTTGAGTGCCAAGCCGACCAATCAGGGATAA
- a CDS encoding LacI family DNA-binding transcriptional regulator translates to MIGLEEVAKLARVSPATASRALHRPELVALRTRERVEQAALELGYRPNVLARSLRTRGSRTLGLIVTDILNPFHATLAKGVQDAAEAQGYTVLMFNSDEQPDKERRALETLQGHLPQGLIVVPTSQTGDNLRIVPGLPVVELDRTSGLPDAHSVMVDNVSGAREAVAHLTGLGHRRIGMIVGRQDVSTARERLQGYREALAAAGLPYLESLVLPGNHREADGRLASMQLLSQRERPTALFVGNNEMTVGAVLAARDLGLELPRDLSIVGFDDSRWAQTMSPALTVVAQPTYELGMVACQWLLSVIQGNPWPENVRLPTVLIHRSSTAPPQPTRSPAQAASP, encoded by the coding sequence ATGATCGGATTGGAAGAAGTCGCAAAACTTGCACGGGTTTCGCCCGCCACCGCGTCGCGGGCACTGCACCGCCCGGAACTGGTCGCGCTGCGAACCCGCGAGCGCGTGGAACAGGCCGCCCTGGAACTGGGGTATCGCCCCAACGTGCTGGCCCGCAGCCTGAGGACGCGAGGCAGCCGCACCCTGGGCCTGATCGTGACCGACATCCTCAACCCCTTTCATGCGACGCTCGCCAAAGGCGTACAGGACGCCGCCGAAGCCCAGGGCTACACGGTGCTGATGTTCAATTCCGACGAACAGCCCGACAAGGAGCGCCGCGCCCTGGAAACGTTGCAGGGCCATCTGCCGCAGGGATTGATCGTGGTGCCCACCTCACAGACCGGCGACAATCTGCGAATCGTACCGGGACTGCCCGTGGTGGAACTCGACCGCACCAGCGGCCTGCCCGACGCACACAGCGTCATGGTCGATAACGTCAGCGGCGCTCGTGAAGCGGTGGCGCACCTGACCGGGCTGGGACATCGCCGCATCGGCATGATCGTGGGCCGCCAGGATGTCAGTACCGCCCGCGAGCGGCTTCAGGGCTACCGCGAGGCGCTGGCGGCAGCGGGGCTGCCCTACCTGGAGTCGCTGGTGCTGCCCGGCAACCACCGCGAGGCCGATGGACGGCTGGCCTCGATGCAGCTGCTGTCGCAGCGCGAGCGCCCCACCGCGCTGTTTGTCGGCAACAACGAGATGACGGTGGGCGCGGTGCTGGCCGCCCGCGACCTGGGGCTGGAGCTGCCCCGCGACCTGTCCATCGTGGGCTTCGACGATTCGCGCTGGGCGCAGACCATGTCGCCCGCCCTGACGGTGGTGGCCCAGCCGACCTACGAACTGGGCATGGTCGCCTGCCAGTGGCTGCTGTCGGTGATTCAGGGCAATCCCTGGCCCGAAAACGTGCGGCTGCCAACAGTCCTGATTCACCGTTCTTCGACCGCGCCGCCGCAGCCCACCCGGTCCCCCGCCCAGGCAGCCTCGCCGTGA
- a CDS encoding sugar ABC transporter substrate-binding protein produces the protein MPQIKRSTKLTIAALTAAVAVTGAALAASSQPIIGLITKTETNPFFVKMKEGAEKAATAGGAKLLSGAGKTDGDNAGQVTALENMVAAGAKTILITPSDSKAIVPAIAKARAAGVMVIALDSPTEPASAVDALFATNNYKAGQLIGQYAKKAMAGKKAVIATLDLFPGQPVGIARHNGFLQGFGTAGITATTATQVATGVACAADSFGDQAKGQTAMENCLQKNPDINIVYTINEPAAAGAYQALKAAGKEKDVLIVSVDGGCAGVRNVQAGVIAATSQQYPLKMASMGVQAGINYVKSGKKVSGYTDTGVTLISDKAQAGVPSKDSKFGLANCWGQ, from the coding sequence ATGCCCCAGATCAAGCGTTCCACCAAGCTGACCATCGCCGCCCTGACCGCCGCTGTCGCCGTGACCGGAGCCGCGCTCGCCGCATCGAGCCAGCCGATCATCGGTCTGATCACCAAGACCGAGACCAACCCCTTCTTCGTCAAGATGAAAGAGGGCGCGGAGAAGGCCGCCACCGCTGGCGGAGCCAAGCTGCTCAGCGGCGCTGGCAAGACCGACGGCGACAACGCCGGACAGGTGACGGCGCTGGAAAATATGGTGGCCGCCGGAGCCAAGACCATCCTGATCACGCCCAGCGACAGCAAGGCCATCGTGCCCGCCATCGCCAAGGCCCGCGCCGCTGGCGTGATGGTGATCGCGCTCGACAGCCCCACCGAACCCGCCAGCGCCGTCGACGCCCTGTTTGCCACCAATAACTACAAGGCCGGGCAACTCATCGGACAGTACGCCAAGAAGGCGATGGCCGGGAAGAAGGCTGTCATCGCCACCCTCGACCTGTTCCCCGGTCAGCCAGTCGGCATCGCCCGTCACAACGGCTTTCTCCAGGGCTTCGGCACGGCGGGCATCACCGCGACCACGGCCACCCAGGTCGCAACCGGTGTCGCCTGCGCCGCCGACAGCTTTGGCGACCAGGCCAAGGGTCAGACCGCCATGGAGAACTGCCTCCAGAAGAACCCCGACATCAACATCGTGTACACCATCAACGAACCCGCCGCTGCGGGCGCGTATCAGGCACTGAAGGCCGCTGGCAAAGAGAAAGACGTGCTGATCGTGTCGGTGGACGGCGGCTGTGCGGGCGTTCGCAACGTGCAGGCAGGCGTGATCGCCGCCACCAGCCAGCAGTACCCGCTCAAGATGGCGAGCATGGGCGTGCAGGCGGGCATCAACTACGTCAAGTCGGGCAAGAAAGTGTCGGGCTACACCGATACCGGCGTGACCCTGATCTCCGACAAGGCGCAGGCGGGCGTGCCCAGCAAGGACAGCAAATTCGGTCTGGCGAACTGCTGGGGCCAGTAA
- a CDS encoding ABC transporter permease encodes MTQPTVSTAAGPRRFQLPSLSTLGPLIALLIAVIIFSTQSPRFFSGTNFSLILQQISYTAVLAIGQTLIILIAGIDLSIGIVMALGGLVMAKLATESGVPAVLAILAGFITTMFFGFVSSIIITRLRVPPFIATLGMLGIVTALNQTYSGSQTISNLPPALTALGNTFKIGGTAITYGTVLMLVLYLIAWFILSETAPGRHVYAVGNNPEAARLSGIPIDRLTIMVYTIAGLIYGVAALILVARTGVGDPNAGQTDNLDSITAVVLGGTSLFGGRGNVLGTLLGAIIVGVFRNGLQLIGIPSVYQSLITGILIIAAVALDQISRRKA; translated from the coding sequence ATGACCCAGCCCACCGTCAGTACCGCCGCCGGGCCACGCCGGTTCCAGCTTCCCAGCCTCAGCACCCTGGGGCCGCTGATCGCGCTGCTCATCGCCGTGATCATCTTCTCGACCCAGTCGCCGAGGTTCTTCAGCGGCACCAACTTCTCGCTGATCCTGCAACAGATCTCGTATACCGCTGTTCTTGCTATCGGGCAGACGCTCATCATTCTGATTGCGGGCATCGACCTTTCTATCGGCATCGTGATGGCTCTGGGCGGCCTGGTGATGGCGAAACTCGCCACCGAGAGCGGTGTTCCAGCAGTTCTCGCCATTCTGGCCGGATTTATCACCACCATGTTCTTCGGCTTCGTCAGCAGCATCATCATTACCCGCCTGCGCGTGCCGCCCTTCATCGCCACGCTGGGCATGCTGGGCATCGTCACAGCGCTCAATCAGACGTACAGCGGCTCGCAGACCATCAGCAATCTGCCGCCCGCCCTGACCGCGCTGGGCAACACCTTCAAGATCGGCGGCACCGCCATCACCTACGGCACCGTGCTGATGCTCGTCCTGTATCTGATCGCGTGGTTCATCCTGAGCGAAACCGCGCCCGGACGCCACGTGTATGCGGTGGGCAACAACCCGGAAGCCGCCCGTCTGAGCGGTATTCCCATCGACCGCCTGACCATCATGGTCTACACCATCGCGGGGCTGATCTACGGCGTCGCGGCGCTGATTCTGGTGGCCCGAACCGGCGTGGGCGACCCCAACGCAGGCCAGACCGACAACCTCGATTCGATCACGGCGGTGGTGCTGGGCGGAACCAGTCTCTTCGGCGGGCGCGGCAACGTGCTGGGCACGCTGCTGGGGGCCATCATCGTGGGCGTGTTCCGCAACGGACTTCAGCTCATCGGCATTCCGTCGGTGTATCAGTCGCTCATCACCGGCATTCTGATTATCGCCGCCGTCGCGCTCGATCAGATTTCAAGGAGGAAGGCATGA
- a CDS encoding ATP-binding cassette domain-containing protein, whose translation MTAALRQNEQTRPTTAVPLVMEARNLVKKYGSVIAMNGADFELRPGEILAVIGDNGAGKSSLIKALSGATIPDSGEIYLDGQPVHFKSPIDARKNGIETVYQDLAVAPAMTIAENLFLGREILRPGPLGKLFRILDKKKMHDEAVRHMQGLQFAIKSMKQPVETLSGGQRQGVAVARSAAFARHVVIMDEPTAALGVREGNMVLDLIRQVRDNGLPVILISHNMPHVFEVADRIHVHRMGKRAALLNPKRISMADTVSVMTGAIKPEDLSAEMLAH comes from the coding sequence ATGACCGCTGCACTGCGCCAGAATGAGCAGACCCGCCCCACCACCGCTGTCCCGCTCGTCATGGAAGCCCGCAACCTCGTCAAGAAATACGGCTCGGTCATCGCCATGAACGGCGCAGACTTCGAGCTGAGGCCCGGCGAGATTCTGGCGGTCATCGGCGACAACGGTGCGGGCAAATCCAGCCTGATCAAGGCGCTGTCGGGCGCGACCATTCCAGACAGCGGCGAGATCTACCTCGACGGCCAGCCCGTCCACTTCAAAAGCCCCATCGACGCCCGCAAGAACGGCATCGAGACGGTGTATCAGGATCTGGCGGTTGCCCCCGCCATGACCATCGCCGAGAACCTGTTCCTGGGCCGCGAGATTCTGCGTCCGGGGCCGCTGGGCAAGCTGTTCCGCATCCTCGACAAGAAGAAGATGCACGATGAGGCGGTGCGGCACATGCAGGGCCTGCAATTTGCCATCAAGAGCATGAAACAGCCGGTAGAAACGCTGTCGGGCGGGCAGCGGCAGGGTGTGGCAGTGGCCCGCAGCGCGGCGTTTGCGCGGCACGTGGTCATCATGGACGAGCCGACGGCGGCGCTGGGCGTGCGCGAGGGCAACATGGTGCTCGACCTGATCCGGCAGGTGCGCGACAACGGCCTCCCGGTCATCCTGATTTCGCACAACATGCCGCACGTCTTCGAGGTCGCAGACCGTATTCACGTGCACCGCATGGGCAAACGGGCGGCGCTGCTCAATCCCAAGCGCATCAGCATGGCCGATACCGTGTCGGTGATGACCGGAGCCATCAAGCCGGAAGACCTGAGCGCCGAGATGCTGGCTCACTGA
- a CDS encoding DUF3248 domain-containing protein produces the protein MTDDSIQLPPQLGGLEALGGQLVWRIGKDDLSDEVVVRLGYASATPRFAHLPRLRSATDQELQAALEAGSVVIEWVD, from the coding sequence ATGACCGACGACTCCATTCAGCTTCCGCCGCAGCTCGGAGGGCTGGAAGCGCTGGGCGGGCAGCTCGTGTGGCGGATCGGCAAAGACGACCTCTCGGATGAGGTGGTGGTGCGGTTGGGTTACGCCTCGGCCACCCCCCGCTTTGCCCATCTGCCCAGGCTCCGCAGCGCCACCGATCAGGAATTGCAGGCGGCGCTGGAAGCGGGCAGTGTGGTGATCGAATGGGTGGACTGA
- a CDS encoding DUF3809 domain-containing protein: MLIEAEQVFSLPFPGDQAAALAFLRDPARSLSRLRFLHELTVSTETPAEVRAVLVVQMPMLGSVTLPLHSRLIVTPGGARLESLPIADERAWIELSGEGSTDSNPGGTTLEYSFHFTAHLEAPSAEQWGGAAFEKMVRAAAARTLTRLAQELPAGISAALPAQPDT; the protein is encoded by the coding sequence GTGCTGATTGAGGCCGAACAGGTCTTCAGCCTGCCGTTTCCCGGCGATCAGGCGGCGGCCCTGGCTTTTCTGCGCGATCCGGCCCGCTCGCTGTCGCGGCTGCGCTTCCTGCACGAGCTGACCGTAAGCACCGAGACGCCAGCAGAGGTGCGGGCCGTGCTGGTCGTGCAGATGCCGATGCTCGGCAGCGTGACTCTGCCGCTGCACAGCCGCCTGATCGTCACACCCGGCGGCGCACGCCTCGAAAGCCTGCCCATCGCAGATGAACGCGCCTGGATCGAACTGAGCGGCGAGGGCAGCACCGACAGCAACCCCGGCGGCACCACCCTGGAGTACAGCTTCCATTTCACCGCGCATCTGGAGGCTCCGAGCGCCGAGCAGTGGGGCGGCGCAGCGTTCGAGAAAATGGTGCGTGCGGCGGCGGCCCGCACCCTCACGCGGCTGGCGCAGGAACTTCCGGCGGGCATCTCGGCGGCTCTTCCCGCTCAGCCAGACACGTAA